One segment of Polypterus senegalus isolate Bchr_013 chromosome 8, ASM1683550v1, whole genome shotgun sequence DNA contains the following:
- the bhlhe41 gene encoding class E basic helix-loop-helix protein 41 — translation MDEGISRLQDRQFLDHADFLGVEYSSLYMCKPKRGMKREENKEAYKLPHRLIEKKRRDRINECIAQLKDLLPEHLKLTTLGHLEKAVVLELTLKHLKALTSVTEQQHQKIIALQTGDRAMKGALQPDLDAFHSGFQTCAKEVLQYLNRFENWTSREQRCVQLMNHLHKLSAQIVPAATSTPLVVPPQVSAGSKGPPAQEHKQPKLEAQTNCVPVIQRTHNGELNENDTDTDSGYGGETEKYDGKAQECKGGNPPGVKRVKVKQEFGDETPIKKMKVDSSGGTGLTADTIGRSDVSLLNSLVGLGGVPFGQQTPFCLPFYFISPSAAAAYMPFLDKASLEKYLYPAAATSANPFPLLYPGIPAHAAAAAFPGLSAALSPEKGCPVSALLSQRTGTPSPGVAAPSSPTDNDLHMDSDSSRSQESLKSENDGT, via the exons ATGGACGAAGGGATTTCTCGTCTGCAAGACAGACAGTTTTTGGATCACGCAGATTTTCTTGG GGTGGAATATTCTTCGTTGTACATGTGCAAGCCGAAAAGAGGCATGAAGAGAGAAGAGAATAAG GAAGCCTACAAGCTACCCCACAGATTGATAGAGAAGAAAAGACGCGACCGGATCAATGAATGTATCGCCCAGCTGAAAGATTTGCTTCCAGAGCACCTGAAACTGACG ACGCTCGGGCACCTGGAGAAAGCAGTGGTCTTGGAGCTAACCCTGAAGCACTTGAAAGCGTTGACATCAGTCACGGAACAGCAGCACCAGAAGATCATTGCTTTACAGACTG GGGACCGCGCAATGAAAGGCGCCCTTCAGCCTGACCTGGACGCTTTCCACTCGGGCTTTCAAACCTGTGCCAAAGAAGTCCTGCAGTACCTTAACCGCTTCGAGAACTGGACCTCCAGGGAGCAGAGATGCGTGCAGCTCATGAATCATTTGCACAAACTTTCGGCGCAGATCGTGCCCGCCGCCACCTCCACCCCCCTGGTGGTGCCCCCGCAGGTGTCGGCGGGCAGTAAAGGCCCCCCCGCCCAAGAACACAAGCAGCCCAAGCTGGAGGCGCAGACTAACTGCGTACCGGTGATCCAGAGGACTCACAACGGTGAACTCAACGAAAATGACACAGACACCGACAGCGGCTACGGTGGCGAGACAGAGAAGTACGATGGCAAAGCGCAGGAGTGTAAGGGTGGAAATCCCCCCGGGGTGAAACGCGTGAAAGTGAAGCAGGAGTTTGGCGATGAGACCcccatcaaaaaaatgaaagtggacTCCTCCGGGGGGACTGGGCTGACAGCGGACACGATTGGCAGGTCCGACGTGTCTCTGCTCAACTCCCTGGTGGGACTTGGCGGCGTTCCTTTCGGACAGCAAACACCCTTCTGCCTGCCATTCTATTTTATATCTCCCTCGGCGGCCGCAGCCTACATGCCTTTTTTGGACAAAGCCAGTCTGGAGAAGTACTTATACCCTGCCGCCGCCACCTCGGCGAACCCGTTCCCGCTCCTCTACCCAGGAATCCCCGCTCACGCTGCCGCAGCCGCCTTCCCCGGGTTGTCGGCGGCGCTGTCCCCAGAGAAGGGCTGTCCAGTGTCCGCATTGCTGTCGCAGAGAACGGGCACCCCATCACCTGGTGTCGCGGCGCCATCATCTCCCACAGACAATGACCTGCACATGGACAGTGACAGCAGCCGCTCGCAAGAATCTCTCAAGTCGGAGAACGATGGCACTTAA